ACAACTGGAAGTTTGGAGTTTGAGTAAGGAACAGATCTAAAACAATGGTTCTAATCTGATTGACTGAGACACAAAAATTGCTGGTCTGAGAGCAGAGAAAATCTTgataaacaaagcaaaacaaatagaCTTTTCTTTTGAACAGGACGAGGAAACTGAATATATTACTGTTGATGTTAAAGGCTGTGTGTCCAGTCAAACCTGCCactttttattgatattttgtattataatcAGTATTGCTATTGTGGTGGTTTGCCAACTGATGTACAAATCAGGTTATAGCAAAACCAGTTGACATCATCTCCTCTAAAAACTACAAGCAGTCCGCATGACacttgttaaatattttaagaaaaaatcttATTAGATCAGTAATGCCTATTTTATATCCTGTTTAGTAAACTCCTTGGAGGAGGTGTGGAGAGTATGGCCATTACTGAAGCTTTTGGTGGTAAAGTCCTGTTTTATTAAATGATTATATAATTGTATGCTATGCCTTTTACTTATTTTACCCAAagtataatgtatttttttgttttgaaaactTTTTTATGTCTCATTCAGAGTTCAGAACTGGAAAGACTCAACTGTCTCATACACTGTGTGGTAAGGTTCTGCTTTTTGATATTGTGTTATAAAGTAAAATATAGAATGTAATTTCTAATTATAGCTCTTCTCTGACgttgaatattttattttactgtttctttttttcttaagtTACTGCTCAGCTTCCTGGTGAATATGGATACACGGGAGGAAAGGTCATCTTTATTGATTCAGAGAACACCTTGTATCCATTCCACATTTTCTGTGCTAAATTCACCTTACTAAACCTATAAAGAGAAGCCCATCTTTTCTCCTTAATAACTGTGACACCAGTCGCCCAGAGAGGTTGAAGGACATAGCTGACCGATTTAATGTGGATCATGAAGCTGTGTTGGATAATGTGCTGTATGCACGTGCATATACAAGTATGTGGAATTGTCATTTTACTTTGCAGCATAGAATGTAATGAGCATAATACCTGTTTTGATCTGTCCGTCTTTTTTCTGATAGGTGAGCATCAGATGGAGTTATTAGATTTTGTCGCAGCCAAGTTTCATGAGGAGGGAGGTGTCTTCAAGCTTCTGGTAAGTCAGAGAGTGAAAGCTTGCCAAAGTTTAACTTTTAGTCAGTAATCCTACATAATCGAAAGGCCATCAACAAGATAATAGATTCCATCATGGCTCTGTTCCGGGTGGACTTCTCTGGAAGAGGTGAGCTGGCCGAGAGACAACAGAAGCTTGCACAAATGCTCTCTAGACTGCAGAAGATCTCTGAAGGTCTGTTTTTCTTTGCAAAATCATCTACTCTATTTTCACTGACCAGAGAAACCTCAAGTAAAAATACCACATAACATCTACTCAATAGTATCTGTTTTGTTGGATATAGAGTACAATGTTGCAGTGTTTGTTACCAATCAGATGACTGCAGATCCAGGAGCTGGAATGACGTATGTATAAAACTAAAAGTTTACCTTTTAAAATATctaatatttaagttattttaacTTTCTTGCTGCTTCCGAACTAATTGGTTGAAAATTATGATCTTAGATTTCAAGCAGATCCAAAAAAGCCCATTGGAGGACACATACTGGCACATGCATCCACCACACGCATCAGCTTAAGGAAAGGACGTGCTGAACTGAGAATTGCCAAGATATTTGATAGGtaatttatgtttgcttagtttagtttagtttgctTAAGGTAAATAgaacattataaaaaacaagGTTGCTTTTAGCCACTAAATATAAAGATTGaaagaaacatattttacaatagatgtcatttcaaaactgttttataaagtttcagtaatacagtaaaaaatagacatatacacacattaaaggtccagtgtatgaaatttagcggcatctagcggtcgAATTTActaattgcaaccaatggctcactccacccctccctttcgaagcacttaGATTTCGTCAcgttttgctgaaggagataacatatttacgaaacacgcaccgtagagcagtttgtctgtaaGGTCTTTgtgcacctctgaagacatagttatgtatattatattgcatttctgtccatagatcctccaaaaaatgacacactggacctttaacatagttagatgtgtgtaaatatgtaaacaacCTATTTGTATGACGGTTTGAATGGTCAATAATATATCAAATGTAACAAAAAGTATGCTTTTTACAGCCCAGACATGCCAGAAAGTGAGGCTACTTTTGCCATTACTGGAGGAGGAATAACAGACGCCAAAGACTAAACATCTACACAGAAAAGCAAATGTTAGCTAAATACCTGAAAATTTCTTCCAGTATTATTCATTAATGTTCCAGTTATTGCATATAacattggttttgttttattcgAATGTTCACCTGCTTCCTGTCTATTaatctatatttaaaaatgcttttaaatgtaattttaaataaaataaatacatttaaataaaaaatgcttaaTAATATGTTCAgtaattatgtatatttatgaatttattgttattattatcataatttttatttcaatatatttaGTGAACATTTTGCAGATTCGTCGTTTTTTGTTAAACATTTACCATGTTTAATATTGTTACTTCACACTAATGGTCTTACTTTGAAAACTCGTCGTGGAGGCCATTACGGCgagccatcatcatcatcacacacatGGTCACTGCCTTCAGTCCACGTTTTTCCACGAGCCGCGAGCTGCTAACCAGCTACACGTCTATGGTGTCGCAAGAAGAACAGACGCCCCATGCACCATTTCACCACATTTGGAGTTTCCCAATCCCTCAATTCACCTTAAACAAACACTGACATACAGCAGGCTTGGTTTTGGTAAAACTGCGTTGTGGGTTATAGCGCAGCCCGCTAGAAACATCAGCTTACTCGCGTTACAGCCGCTATGGACTCGAGAGACACAGCCCCTGATTCCTGGGAACAGGAGGACGATGTCGAGGCCACGGCGGAGACTGAACTTCAGTCCGCTTTCACCGGGCTCAACGTGAACGCGCCGGAGTTCGTCCCGTCCTTTCTGTCCCGGGGTCCAGCGGAAAACGCCACGTCTGATGGTAAACCGACAGCGTTAATGCACGAGCTGATACGGTCTGGCCATAAAAGGGCTTTTAGCTGTAAATGTTTATAGGAGGTTAGCCGAAGAGGGGACAGTGTTTATAGCCGAGTGCCGTTTAAAGCAACCGTGTTTCGAGCTGTCGGTTTATAAAACGTTGCCTTGACTCGTTTTAATACAAAATGTTGTTCCGTCATAACCCCCAACCTGGTTAATCTTGCGTGGCAGGGTTAGCAGCACACCGGGATATCCTCTAAACAATTTCCCCTTCATTTATTTTGCTCGTATGATATATGACCCACACAATTTTTAAGTGCATAAATTGGCTTTCCCTTTAATGTAAGAGCAACAGCTGCCCAAAATGCATGTTGTTGAGCATGTCTTGTCAAAGTGGATTGCTTGCTGTCATATGTAAAAAACCAAAGTGATGAAATTCTGTTAAGCCCAGCACTGTCAATTTACAGACACATGACCCCAATGTGTcaataaataagtaataaagGGAGCTAATATGTGACACCTGTTGTATATTTACACTTTAGCGTAGATCGCAACTTGGAGAAAGCTGTAAccctataataatattatagtCAATATTGAAAGTAAGTCAATTGACAGTATGTTGCCTTCCCTGTGTTGGTATATCTATTACACTGATGTGATGTCACAGAAATGGAACATCTAtgacagggtcacaaatgttaacATCTTTGGCTTAAATTGTGTAATAATCTTTACAACTGGGTatgatttataataatattataacatGTCTTTATTACTCCTTTTTCTGTCTGCAGGAACAGATGGAGTGGCCAGTATGGAGATCTCAGAACCAGCGGGTATGGTAGTGTTTTTTGGATAGTTAGTACTAAGGTTTAAGCTGAACTTTTCTGCTTGGGTTTTGTGTTGCGCTGCCTTTATGCTGGTTCATCTGCCATACAGAGACCAACTAAGGCTTATGACATCAGCACACATGTGCTCATGTTACAGGCcttatttatacttttacatGCACCTCCAGTCACAGACGGTAACACAGAGAAGCATTCAACACTGCTTCCATGAATGAATCAGTAGTGTTCAATCATTTAGGCCTGAATCCGAATGTACAGTTTATATATGATAAGGGGCAACATTTGATACTGGTCATTTGAATTCTCGGAACATGGATTGTTGTATACTTGCACATAGTCTCAGTTGTTAGCTTGATTCTTCCAAGCTGTTGAAAATTGTGTGGGTCTATAAGAAAGGGTTGCATTGTATATGATCAGCAAAGTGTTTAAtaattaatgcatttttatctTCTGTCATGTGATGAAATGGACATGGAGCTGTTCTGTTAATTGTTATTCAGTGTAGTGTTTGTAGTGGAATATGAATTAGTTTATTGAAATTCCTGTGTTGAATTCTTGTAGTAGTCCTTACCAGTCTCTTTGTTTGCTTGTGTGATGAGGAGGTCCTTGAAGTATCAAAATCAACAtaattatattacaatataatatacaatactattgcaaaatatttatttttaagtatttattacCGAATATTTCTTTTGAAtatattcaaaaatgtttttaaagatgtggctaatcaaaatattttcattgctGAATAATGGACACAACATGAAGGtatttgggcaattccagcattatggatgcgACATTTTGAGTTATGAATGTGACACGttcagagaatgtatttcttaccaatatgtttttattttactaaacccctgttgatatagtccagacatcagaaaatatCAATCTTTGGACAagctttatattaaaaaaaagggaaaaaatatgTTATGGGTGTGACAAAAAGGACACAATTTTTGAGAggcaacatactttgtaggatttctgtgaattaaatgcataaaccagaagcaataataaatggagaagggatggcttgTCATAAAACATGAACAGTTATTAAATTagaattttcatgtgcccatttatgaggaatatgggcCGTTATGCATGTGACAATTGGAActatggaaatgtattattcaaAAAAATACTTACAAAACCttacatgggtatttaaaccgcTAAATTTGACAACTGTGCTATGAGTATGGTAAAAACCTTTTCTAAGAAACTCTCTATGTCTGCACTAAAACACAAGCATGTCAATGTGACTGTGCCCACAGCTGCAGTGGAGAACGGAGAGACAGATGCCAGCACGGTGGAGACGTGGGAGCAGAAAGGAGAGCCGGATGAGGAGGAACCGGGGGGTGGAACCCTAGCAGTGACTGGATGCTGTGGGGACGAGGCACAGGATGAAATGATGGAGGAGGATGAGGAAATGCCCACCCCCAAACTGCCTCCACCTCCACCGGACGCTCCCAAGAAAGAACATGTTAATGTTGTGTTCATCGGACATGTTGGTATG
This genomic window from Triplophysa rosa linkage group LG18, Trosa_1v2, whole genome shotgun sequence contains:
- the dmc1 gene encoding meiotic recombination protein DMC1/LIM15 homolog isoform X1, whose translation is MTYYIIFFNIDDRMKCVEDQTLEDEAGFQEDEESFFQDIELLQKHGINMADIKKLKSVGICTVKGIQMTTRRALCNVKGLSEAKVDKIKEAAGKLLVCGFQTASEYSLKRKQVFHITTGSLEFDKLLGGGVESMAITEAFGEFRTGKTQLSHTLCVTAQLPGEYGYTGGKVIFIDSENTFRPERLKDIADRFNVDHEAVLDNVLYARAYTSEHQMELLDFVAAKFHEEGGVFKLLIIDSIMALFRVDFSGRGELAERQQKLAQMLSRLQKISEEYNVAVFVTNQMTADPGAGMTFQADPKKPIGGHILAHASTTRISLRKGRAELRIAKIFDSPDMPESEATFAITGGGITDAKD
- the dmc1 gene encoding meiotic recombination protein DMC1/LIM15 homolog isoform X2, producing MKCVEDQTLEDEAGFQEDEESFFQDIELLQKHGINMADIKKLKSVGICTVKGIQMTTRRALCNVKGLSEAKVDKIKEAAGKLLVCGFQTASEYSLKRKQVFHITTGSLEFDKLLGGGVESMAITEAFGEFRTGKTQLSHTLCVTAQLPGEYGYTGGKVIFIDSENTFRPERLKDIADRFNVDHEAVLDNVLYARAYTSEHQMELLDFVAAKFHEEGGVFKLLAINKIIDSIMALFRVDFSGRGELAERQQKLAQMLSRLQKISEEYNVAVFVTNQMTADPGAGMTFQADPKKPIGGHILAHASTTRISLRKGRAELRIAKIFDSPDMPESEATFAITGGGITDAKD